A genomic window from Pocillopora verrucosa isolate sample1 chromosome 7, ASM3666991v2, whole genome shotgun sequence includes:
- the LOC131775079 gene encoding XK-related protein 8-like, with translation MDLENPNRPQTALKLDEKQKQTVRALRRQISSHSTRSTEIDGDHFAKLSEEEIILLRKIVETFTSNQRDAELTGDEVDGKGRKVDRNWSIESYLSGSSNRGSGTFVNPGRFYVRVTQENVKAVEQVCIEIDNEESKNKPTTNGYGNLSGRHSFDNEIESKYKCYYGYSVAVTKQSHEAIVVRNSYVTGALPEGVTNGTKFSFTDRPSWNKASGLKHLPPRERFKRAVHLVMDNLKMRPRKMDKDFSELWRKRGNATWLGIFFTVVAIGAFFADIATDLKVAADHFRAGSNWWGSFTVMFVLLPSIIINLVSFFWYKEDEKIGRRPKSGWKVVRLTHFFLVGPIERYWRILVKSYRIKRKKEERVVDHKILIAMNLDSGMLQMILAFTEDAPQLVLQLYVLVSRKILNAFEATSVRDLWTILSICFSFVSYSRAVVNYISCLRDSKRHKGQLRWYGYLSMWLWRAFMIISRILTLVFFATEFKQWFFIALSIHFVIVLVFLIRHELYFFPGSKWKQHFFRALMSYIHLFCFFCLEGVRTIPWAKKYYILTFVENLIFSVLWYTNGTRHLPPQVELAGFICIYVFFFAGLFMMTVYYKFLHPRFNQPRFSLAAPLESELADKDPKHGPIKNQEQRFELWI, from the exons ATGGATCTTGAAAATCCCAATCGTCCCCAGACCGCTCTGAAGCTAGATGAAAAACAGAAGCAAACCGTACGAGCTCTCAGGCGACAAATTTCTTCTCATTCCACAAGAAGCACGGAAATAGATGGCGACCACTTCGCGAAGTTAAGCGAGGAGGAAATTATTCTCCTTCGCAAGATTGTTGAAACATTCACAAGTAATCAAAGGGATGCTGAACTTACCGGGGATGAAGTCGACGGCAAAGGTAGAAAAGTAGATAGAAACTGGTCGATAGAAAGTTATCTTTCCGGATCCTCTAATCGGGGAAGCGGAACTTTCGTGAATCCTGGTCGCTTTTATGTTCGAGTTACACAAGAAAATGTCAAAGCTGTGGAGCAAGTATGTATCGAAATAGACAACGAGGAATCCAAAAATAAGCCTACCACAAATGGTTATGGGAATTTAAGCGGCAGACATTCATTTGACAACGAAATCGAAAGTAAATACAAATGTTATTATGGATACTCTGTCGCTGTGACGAAGCAAAGTCACGAGGCGATTGTAGTCAGAAATTCTTACGTGACAGGCGCGTTACCGGAAGGCGTCACGAATGGAACGAAATTTAGTTTCACCGATAGACCCTCTTGGAATAAAGCTAGCGGACTTAAACATTTACCACCAAGAGAACGCTTTAAACGAGCGGTACATTTAGTGATGGATAATTTGAAGATGCGGCCTCGAAAAATGGACAAAGACTTCTCGGAGTTATGGCGGAAGCGTGGTAACGCAACATGGCTCGGCATTTTCTTCACAGTGGTGGCGATTGGCGCGTTCTTCGCTGATATTGCCACGGACCTGAAAGTTGCAGCAGACCATTTCAGAGCTGGTAGCAACTGGTGGGGAAGTTTCACGGTTATGTTCGTGCTGCTTCCATCTATTATCATAAACCTGGTATCTTTCTTTTGGtacaaagaagatgaaaagatTGGAAGACGACCAAAAAGTGGCTGGAAAGTGGTCAGATTAACGCATTTCTTTTTAGTAGGGCCCATAGAGAG gTACTGGAGAATTCTTGTTAAATCGTATCGAATAAAACGGAAGAAAGAAGAACGAGTTGTTGATCACAAGATATTGATAGCAATGAATCTCGACAGTGGCATGCTGCAAATGATTTTAGCCTTTACAGAAGATGCACCTCAGCTTGTTTTACAACTGTATGTCCTTGTCTCGCGTAAAATCCTTAACGCTTTTGAGGCAACAAGTGTCCGAGACTTGTGGACCATCCTATCCATTTGTTTTTCCTTCGTTTCCTACTCCAGAGCAGTTGTTAACTACATCAGCTGCCTCCGTGACTCAAAACGCCATAAAGGCCAGTTACGCTGGTACGGTTACCTATCCATGTGGTTATGGAGAGCTTTCATGATTATTTCTCGAATACTTACGCTCGTTTTCTTCGCAACAGAGTTTAAGCAATGGTTTTTCATTGCTCTTTCTATTCACTTCGTCATTGTCCTGGTGTTTCTTATTCGTCAcgagctttatttttttccagggtCCAAATGGAAGCAGCATTTTTTCCGTGCACTCATGTCTTACATtcatttgttttgcttcttttgccTGGAAGGCGTGCGTACCATACCTTGGGCAAAAAAGTACTACATCTTGACTTTTGTCGAAAATCTGATCTTCTCAGTTCTCTGGTACACAAACGGAACCAGACATTTACCACCTCAAGTAGAGTTGGCAGGGTTTATTTGCATTTACGTGTTTTTCTTTGCGGGACTTTTCATGATGACGGTTTACTATAAGTTTTTGCATCCTCGATTCAATCAGCCTCGATTCTCCTTAGCTGCTCCTTTGGAGTCAGAGCTTGCAGATAAAGATCCCAAACATGGGCCGATCAAAAACCAAGAACAACGCTTTGAACTTTGGATTTAA
- the LOC131775089 gene encoding uncharacterized protein yields MRSPAKLILSIVLVFQLPHVFCFTREQDKPIMQYLQRRAWNPVHSFEAQLRCKLGDAFLKDHHDLHHYGCFCGVTKEMRSYKDPSAVKEKDPLDGCCKKHNLCLKRVSSRNGGEPYCSFDKIKDCETNLINCIEDVKVDSIKGYKNYDRNKCK; encoded by the exons ATGCGAAGCCCAGCGAAGCTTATACTTTCGATTGTCTTAGTTTTTCAACTTCCTCATGTGTTCTGTTTTACTCGAGAGCAAGATAAGCCCATAATG cAATATTTGCAGAGGCGTGCTTGGAATCCCGTGCACTCGTTTGAGGCACAACTGCGTTGTAAACTAGGGGACGCTTTTCTCAAAGATCATCATGATTTGCATCACTATGGCTGTTTCTGTGGCGTCACAAAGGAGATGAGGAGTTACAAAGACCCCAGCGCTGTTAAAGAAAAGGATCCCTTAGATGG GTGTTGCAAAAAACATAACCTTTGCCTTAAGAGAGTAAGCTCTAGAAATGGAGGCGAGCCTTATTGCTCTTTCGATAAAATCAAAGATTGTGAAACAAATCTGATAAATTGTATTGAAGACGTTAAAGTTGACTCTATTAAAGGGTATAAAAATTATGACAGAAACAAGTGcaaatga